GGCCGCCAACGACAGTACGCCGCACGACTCCGACGTGTACCGCGCCCGTTTGGCGGCCCTCGATCAGATGATGGCCGCCTCGCGCGCCGCCCTCAGCGACGCACCGCAGGATCCTGTCCTCAACCAGTACTATCTCGCCGCCTTCTCCGCGCGCGAGGCCACGCTGCAGCAGCTCGGCACCTCGCTGCCCGTGGGTAAGACCATCGAGCGATATTGATATGCGTCTCCGTTTCTTGCCCGTCGTCGCCGTGTTCGTCACCGCCGGCACGCTGAGTGCCGACGCGCTGCGCGCCCAGACCACGGTGCGCACGCCCACCCGCGTGCGCGGCACGATCATCGCCAGTTCCGCCGCGAACGCCTGCGCCGAGCTGGCGGCGACCCCGTCGGCGCTGGTGAATGCGCCGGAAGGAATGGCGCTGCTGCGTCTCAAGCGTGAGTTGGAAAGCGCGGCGTTCACGCTCGAACAGCAACAACAGCTGCAGGGTATCGACGTGCAGCGGATCACCCAGGTGCAGCGCGGTGTCGATTCGCTCATGCAAACGATCATCGTGCGGGTGCAGCGTCGCGACGGTCCCGATGGTGAGATCATCACCGTGCAGCGCGGCGACAGTATCCGCACGCTGCGACTGAGCGCGCCCACGATCGAGGCGAACATCCGGTCGTTGCAGCCGCAGATCACCGCGTTCATCGCTGCGGCGGAGGCACAGTCGGGCCGCTCGGTCAGCGAGGTCGGCTACATGGGCGTCGGCTTGCTCGGCGCGCAAGTACGCACGGTCACGCCCGACGGCGTGCTGGTCAGTCACTGCGGCTATCCCGTCGTGGAAACCGTCGATATCGGCTCGCCCGCCTCGCGGGCCGGTGTGCTGGCCGGTGA
The sequence above is a segment of the Gemmatimonas sp. genome. Coding sequences within it:
- a CDS encoding PDZ domain-containing protein, which codes for MRLRFLPVVAVFVTAGTLSADALRAQTTVRTPTRVRGTIIASSAANACAELAATPSALVNAPEGMALLRLKRELESAAFTLEQQQQLQGIDVQRITQVQRGVDSLMQTIIVRVQRRDGPDGEIITVQRGDSIRTLRLSAPTIEANIRSLQPQITAFIAAAEAQSGRSVSEVGYMGVGLLGAQVRTVTPDGVLVSHCGYPVVETVDIGSPASRAGVLAGDTVLAYNGRDLTQRAINYQSMLVPGETVRMRVKRGAKAREIPVTVVARQVERQLVVMRGSEVPMSALPPDAPRALSGRLMISSAAPSPSPSSPSMGTVSGPAAANGVAVLLGAQLSTVDDDFAEVLGLEPGILVLRAMPGSPFAEAGLRGGEIIRAFNGTAVHDVQAMRRAIAGAGSREARLTVFSRANGTRTVTLRW